One Streptosporangium sp. NBC_01495 DNA window includes the following coding sequences:
- a CDS encoding TerC family protein, which produces MDWVTNPEIWIGFFTLVALEIVLGIDNIIFISILVGKLPPAQRDRARKLGLAVALISRLLLLLALSWVVRLTEPMFEVFGQGISGRDLILILGGLFLLGKSVHEMHGSLEGESHHSEGKVASSFTSVIIQIMILDVVFSLDSVITAVGMVDELGVMIAAVIVSVIVMLVASGPISRFVDRHPSIKMLALSFLVLVGVVLIAEGFEQHISKGYIYFAMAFSLLVELLNIRVRGKAGRRKPVELRSRYETGDKAGSESPETPEPPVGRGASATQADEPAERGNPDKRADS; this is translated from the coding sequence ATGGACTGGGTGACCAACCCGGAGATATGGATAGGGTTCTTCACCCTCGTCGCCCTGGAGATCGTCCTGGGAATCGACAACATCATCTTCATCTCGATCCTGGTGGGCAAGCTCCCGCCCGCGCAGCGCGACAGGGCCCGCAAGCTGGGCCTCGCCGTCGCCCTGATCAGCCGCCTCCTCCTGCTGCTGGCGCTGTCGTGGGTGGTGAGGCTCACGGAGCCGATGTTCGAGGTCTTCGGGCAGGGGATATCGGGGCGCGACCTGATCCTGATACTCGGCGGCCTGTTCCTGCTGGGCAAGAGCGTCCACGAGATGCACGGCAGCCTGGAGGGGGAGTCCCACCACTCCGAGGGCAAGGTCGCCTCGTCCTTCACCTCGGTGATCATCCAGATCATGATCCTCGACGTCGTCTTCTCGCTCGACTCGGTGATCACCGCGGTCGGCATGGTCGACGAGCTGGGCGTCATGATCGCGGCCGTCATCGTCTCGGTCATCGTGATGCTGGTCGCCTCCGGGCCGATCAGCCGCTTCGTGGACCGGCACCCGAGCATCAAGATGCTCGCCCTGTCCTTCCTGGTGCTGGTCGGCGTCGTGCTCATCGCCGAGGGATTCGAGCAGCACATCTCCAAGGGCTACATCTACTTCGCGATGGCGTTCTCGCTGCTGGTGGAGCTGCTGAACATCCGGGTGCGGGGCAAGGCGGGCAGGCGGAAGCCGGTCGAGCTGCGTTCCCGCTACGAGACCGGGGACAAGGCCGGTTCCGAGAGCCCGGAGACCCCGGAGCCCCCGGTGGGCCGGGGAGCTTCGGCGACCCAGGCGGACGAACCAGCTGAAAGGGGAAATCCGGACAAGCGGGCCGACTCCTAG